In Cryptomeria japonica chromosome 5, Sugi_1.0, whole genome shotgun sequence, the genomic window TAATACCATGTCAAAAATCAATTACATAAGGCTGGAGCATTCAAGCTCAAAAGCCAAACCATAGAGATTGTAACTTTGTTTCCCAATCAACTGGGAATACAAACCAACAAGATTCAACAATAAATCTAGGAGACATGCAATTTCTTTTGCTTTCTATTAAAAGACTGGAAATGACAAAACAAAATACataactacaaaatcaaaaatgaCTATTGATTTCTAATCTACATGCAATGATCAGGAGCTGCATTCAACCATACAAAAACAAAACAGAGCTTCTCAAAGCTCACTACAAACTAATGCTCACTTGGAGCTGCACATAGTCACGAGATATCTTGCTCTATTGACATATCACATGCACACCTACAAACTGTTGTTGTTTACAAAATTCTTCTTCTCTGCTTAGACTGTTGTCTAGCTTCTACACATTCTCTTTgtgttgcttcttcttcttgtgctCTTCTCAACACATGCACATTATGGAGAACATTCTCCCCTTTTGTCTACTTGTTGTCCACACAATAATTCCccatcaaattcaaattcaaactctcAACTACCTTCATTAATTCCTCTCCAATCTTGTTGTTCACGTCAGGAGCAAATGGGATTAAGATCCCAAAGTCAATCTTCCTCTAGGCTATTTGTTGTAGCTGCACTCTTGAGAGGTAGGTGGAGTTTACGTGGGGCACACTTGAAGGGCTCAGGACAATAAATAAATTCCAACATAAATTTTGAAATAATATATCATGTTTTCCTATCATAAACTTTTATCTTTTACTAATAATTTAAAATGTCATATATCActgtataaaaatataaatataataataaatttcgaaatatgatataaaataaaaaatctctcCACATCGTTGATTGGTGTTTGAAATATCTAAATCATAATCCAATATATGAAATACATGAACTATTGACCTGAGACCTActgaaaaatttaaaaaacaatctACAAAGTTATTGAGACATAAACTACATTTCTTGTGCCAAAATCTTCTGCAACTCCTTTGTCTTTATCTTATTTTCCAAATACTATTTTGATCCTGCTGTAACTTTGATTCAACACCATTCTATTCTAATCTTGTTGTCTTTATCTGATTTTCCAAATAGTATTTCTATACTGCTGTATCATTCTATTCTAatcttgtttttctattttgatattgGGCATCATTTGTAATTCGTTTTGCTAAACTCTCTCTTTTTATTTGTACTGTGCTTTACAAACAAAAGCAGAAACCTCTAACTCCGTTAATTTTTAAACTAATGAAACTGATGATACATAAAATCACTTATTTTCAGAATAACATGACAAGGGTAATTGAAACATTTTTCTAAAGCTTCCCTTCAGATATATAATTTTGTAACAACAAAGACAATATAACAAAGAGTGCGTCTCTAAGTTTACATCATGATAACATGCTGATTGCATTCTCCACAATATTATACAAAACCCTCATTCTCCAACACTACGCTATGATTAACTGCTGAATACGCTAATGGCGATATGAATCATGATCTATTTCATCTGGCTGTCAGATTTACTGTCAAGAAATTGAAAGCAATTTAAAGTTTAATTCAACACAAAACAACAATTAAAAAATCAGAGACGATAAGAAAAATAGACAAGACAGATTTTTACACATTACCAAATACGTAGAGAAAACCAACCtccaaaacaaagaaagagacgaGGAACAGTAAAATGAAGAGTGTTTTTGCCTTTTGTTATGATTGAAGTTGGCAACTAATGCAATGCTTCTTTATCATACGACAAAAGTTTACAATTCCGATTTACATTGAAACCCAAAAAGAATCAACCCTAAAAGCCGGCCGTTTAAGCGTTGCCCTTGTTCTCTAAACATTGCACTCTGTCCTCTTCATTCTCTATATATGCATAAGCCAACTAGTTAATTAATGTCGTTAAAGTTTTGAGAATTTGCCGGCCTTAGAAGAAGTATTTTGGTTTAGGATGGCGAAGAAATATGAAgtagtagaagaagaagaaaacttCTGTGAATTAAAGTCTGAAGCGGGTGGTATTTATCTTTTGACATTTGGAGGACGTGACAAGCATTTGTAAGCTGCCTCACTTCAATTTTGAATTATATCTTTAATTTCTAAATAGATGTTCTTTTGCTATCAAGTTTATTCTGCTAGTTTGGTTTCGCTTGTGCAGCTTCGATCCTGCGGCAATCCGAAATATCAACGAATCTTTGGATAAGGtatgaaaaaatatttataaacTCAAAGGTATGTGCTATTTGTTCGGTCATAGTATTTTAGTTAATCAATAGTTTTATGGATATCTTGACAGGTGGAGGGAGATAAAAGTGCAACAGTTCTTGTTACAACAAATGAGGTAATTTGCACCATTTTTATAGCAAACCAGCTATATACGTTATTTAAATTTGTTAAAAAAGTTTGTCCCTGATAAATTTGGTATTTCAAAAGGGCTTAAAGGGTGAAACAATCTATCAAAGACTAAAGGATTTCTTTTACTGCAGGGAAAGTTCTTTTCCAACGGGATGGATGCAAAATACTTGAGACAAGTTGATCTTAACACGGCCAAGGTGACACATGATTTCTGAATATGATTCTCACTTTAAGAAAGAATTCAGTGATTTTAAGATTTGGTTTCTTACAAAGATACATATAAGAATCTTACAACTTACAGTTGAATGATTGCTTGAATCctatctgcaatcttttcaaaacttGGCCTCCAGATTGCTGTGCTTTAGCATTCCAACAGTAGCTGTTATAAGGTTAGAGTCCTAAAGAGGCAATTAGTTTATAAAAATAAGGTCAACTATGCATTGGCTCACAGTAGATTAATTGTAGTTTGTATTAAGCAATGAATGGAGCAGGGGCCATGCAGTCGGAGCAGGGTGTATATTTGCATTGGCTTAGGACTACCGCTTAATGAGCTCTACCCATGGCTTTATTTTCATGAATGAGGTAAGCAAACTTCCTCAACTTCGTAATAATTGAGAATAGATAATGGTTGAGAGGTTAGGCAGTAAATGGTAAAAGGTGGTGAGATAATTGATAAACCCTTCTCTTAAGCTCTGTGCTCCTTAGTTGCCTGATTTATTTTGACTAAATTTATTTTATGACACGACTGGAAGTACAGGTGAACATTGGGATGTCTTTGACACCAGGAAACTCAGAACTACTTCGTTCTAAGCTCACTCCTGCAGCTTATCATGAAGCTCTTCTGACAGGGTAAAGTACACCCAAAAATCACCGTTCATGTTTTCTTTCTATATTATAGATATCAAGTCTAGTCTAGGAATATGCATAAAACTGTAGTGAAAAGTTTGTGTTTTTTAATAGTCGACGCTTCAATGTAATGGAGGCCAAAGAAGCAGGATTAGTTCATGCATGGCATGCAAATCCCATAGAGGCTCTACATAGTGGACTAAACAAAGGTTGTAACTCTTCAGCCCAAACATTATACAATCTAATGAAAGAATCTTATgaaatctatttctatttttcaaaaCCAATCATCCTCCAATTAGGCAATCTAATGGAAGCATCTTATGTAAACAGCTGTGGACTATGCATCCAGGAAATGGAACAAGAATGTTTATCAAGCTTTGAAAGTATTTTATCTTTACCCTTGAGAACTCACGATATGCCATTAGATTAAATCTAACTCAAATATGGCCCAGGGCAtgctattttatgattttttttgcagTTCTCCAGCGAAGTAATTGAGATTGAAGGACGCTAATAACTCATGTTTGTGTTGTAGATGGAGATATTCAAGAAAGTTGTGTGGGAGATGGAGCAAGGCGGTCTTGGATTTGCAAGAATGTAAAACCTGAATACTTAAGGAAGTAGACCTCCTCATATATGTTCAGATAATATGTAAAACCATTATGGCATGCAAGATCTTCTTAATGCAAAATAAGAAAATAGAATGGTAGACATTGTAAAAGATTAATGATGTATATATGATATTGTAATAATGTCATGATAGTTTCATTTATAGTAAATGTTGTTGTCAATTTGATGTATAATTTGTCATAAGTTCTGAAAATATCAAATTGGGAGAGGCACAAACCTTTACATATCCACAGTAAAAGGCGACAAAATCCAGGGCTCATGAGGAGTGAGAACCCATGAACAAAAACCTGCTACCCAAAAAAAAGACCAAGCAGCAACCACTAACACTAACAAACCTAGACACTAGAACCAGATgctagacacaacaaaacaaaagaaacaaataaACAAAAACACTCTCCCACCAAAAACACAAACCAATGGCTTACTGGGTGGAATAGAACTCCAACTTCCTTTCCAAGTAGATATCTTTACCTTTGTCCAACATAGTGAGCTTTTTAGAGGAATCTTTCAGAAACAACCAGGGAGTCTTGTGTGGCTTTCATCCTTGAAACCTATACTAATTTGTCAAAAGTTTATTTATATAATCATatgttattagattattttaaatttatattgattttttttagatgtatgcatattgtatatgTGATAATTATTGTGTGGAATTGAGAATCTATAACCATAATGCTAATTATTTGATAAACATTAATTATATAATCTTTTACACATGTTAAGATTAATTAGAGGTGTGATGTAGGATGAGTCTATGCATATTCTTTTTTGACTTGTGTTGCTTCAATTATTATTTCTTGATGTGTTTGATGTGTCTGGATGAAACATGACAAGTTACTTTGTAAATAACAATATGAATGTATTTCCACCATTTCAATATACTCATACGAGTATTACAATAATTCTTTATGTAAACTAGTATAACATCAAAGTCAATTGTGGAATTGAGTAATTATATTATTATCtactaaatatttttattttattttgtttagtcttttaattattataatatcttaTCATTTCCTAAGGATTTAGAAATCTACTTGATTatgtataaaatatattttaaaattttcttatgAATATTCCCTTTGGcatttataagaaattaattttatGTACCAAATGGTGTTAATTTGACCCTTGGATGGATAAATAAACAAATCTACAATCCTTTAAAGAGCCTAAGGTAGCATATAAGTCAAAATAAATCATTGATTTTCAAAGAAAGATTTAACTCACTTTTAGAGTTTCATTTGAATTTGGATTTCGAGTAAGTTGTCATGTCCTTGCTATGATATCAAACCCACACACCCACTAATTCTAAACTCTAGGCAttcaaagaataaaggacaaaaataatattaatattctcCCAACAATGGTTGACCCAAATCAAGGGCGAAGCTAGATTTATTTACATTTAATATTTTCAATAGGATGAGGAAGGCCGACTAGTGCAAAGGGAAGTTAGGGTCTACTTAGGACGTATTATAAAGAAGTACACCCTTTGGGATGGgatcaaaataattaaattattattattaaattaattttggtCAAAGAGAGGTGACTGTTGGATGAAGATATCGATTAAATGTGTATAAGTAGAAGACTAGTGAGGATCATTTCGTAATCAATTTATGTAATATGGTTCTAATTTTTAAGCCAGATTAGAGAAGAGATTAAGAGAAAATTTAAGGAGGATATGTGAAGACTTTATGAGTAGAAAATCTCAAACATTCATGACTTGAAATTAGACACATATTTGGAGCAGTCCTAAGGGAGAATTTGGTgaagatatttttcagatttgagAACAACCAATTGGAAAATCTAATCTGATAAAAGGTCTCTGTCAAAGCTATTTCTATCAAACTCAATGACTTAGTATATTTCCTCCTTGTCTCCTTCAGCTAGATCTTTTGGTTGTTTGTGAGAGTT contains:
- the LOC131875629 gene encoding uncharacterized protein LOC131875629, with the protein product MTRLEVQVNIGMSLTPGNSELLRSKLTPAAYHEALLTGRRFNVMEAKEAGLVHAWHANPIEALHSGLNKAVDYASRKWNKNVYQALKMEIFKKVVWEMEQGGLGFARM